In the genome of Triticum urartu cultivar G1812 chromosome 5, Tu2.1, whole genome shotgun sequence, one region contains:
- the LOC125507420 gene encoding uncharacterized protein LOC125507420, producing SASPHAGLTLIPSVSAGGAVRGQAVVAGTSGAQISSRRAAIRPRALRDPRRPCPSSNIRSHTQSAGRKRKYSVAIDVDPVRDWANIGDGPAGLIAELALASDVADYVRFRAVCRPWRRCSPDPCAGGLDGRFLPRKWIMLDKALARPRRHRLLNVSTGECIRMDLPEFAEHTLLALTPEGLLLLLLKSTLVVRLLNPLTRQLTDLPPMTALLRPGQHRSRQCGVEIGRTINVSGVGLVADASMVAVNFFDPRGLVVAKPGDESWTMVDKEYMNSVLPFAGRFYCANYRGVMVLTTSSDQQPPRLQLVADRSDSFDFYRMAHSLHLVDNGGELMLVHRALSLDGEYGRSYDAYRVDLEAGVLAPAKGFNGRAVFMGMCRSISVPAEAAYPSVAADTIYLGRDCGGQIQGYNIADGSICSLIEAVCPHSIVDCLRCCIQGLGKQLA from the coding sequence TCTGCGTCCCCCCACGCCGGACTAACCCTAATCCCGTCGGTTTCTGCCGGCGGCGCAGTCAGAGGACAAGCAGTGGTGGCGGGGACCTCCGGAGCCCAGATCTCCTCCCGGCGGGCGGCTATCCGACCGAGGGCCCTTCGCGATccgcgccgcccctgcccttCCTCCAACATCCGATCCCACACCCAATCAGCTGGACGCAAGCGAAAATACTCGGTGGCCATCGACGTGGATCCCGTCCGTGACTGGGCGAACATCGGGGACGGGCCCGCCGGCCTGATCGCCGAGCTTGCCCTCGCCAGCGACGTGGCCGACTATGTCCGCTTCCGCGCCGTGTGCCGGCCGTGGCGGCGGTGCTCGCCGGACCCGTGCGCCGGCGGCCTGGACGGCCGCTTCCTGCCCCGCAAGTGGATCATGCTTGACAAGGCGCTTGCCAGGCCCCGCCGACATCGCTTGCTTAATGTGTCTACAGGCGAGTGCATACGGATGGACCTCCCGGAGTTCGCGGAGCACACGTTGCTCGCGCTCACCCCAGAAggcctcctcctcctgctcctcaAGTCCACCCTGGTTGTCCGCCTGCTTAACCCGCTCACGCGGCAGCTCACCGACCTTCCGCCGATGACCGCTCTCCTGAGACCAGGGCAGCATCGGTCCAGGCAATGTGGTGTCGAGATAGGAAGAACAATAAATGTGTCCGGCGTGGGTCTTGTTGCCGACGCCTCCATGGTGGCAGTCAATTTCTTTGATCCCAGGGGGCTTGTCGTCGCTAAGCCCGGCGATGAGAGTTGGACCATGGTCGACAAGGAATACATGAATTCGGTTTTGCCTTTTGCGGGGCGCTTCTACTGCGCCAACTACAGGGGCGTCATGGTGCTGACGACCAGCTCGGATCAGCAGCCGCCCCGGCTCCAGTTGGTCGCTGACCGGAGCGACTCATTTGATTTCTACCGGATGGCGCACAGCCTTCACCTGGTGGACAATGGCGGGGAGTTGATGCTGGTGCACCGAGCGCTAAGCCTGGACGGCGAGTATGGCAGGAGTTATGATGCTTACAGAGTGGATTTGGAAGCTGGGGTCCTGGCCCCAGCCAAGGGCTTCAACGGGCGCGCCGTGTTCATGGGCATGTGCCGCTCAATTTCTGTACCAGCTGAGGCTGCTTACCCCTCTGTCGCTGCTGATACCATCTACCTGGGACGCGATTGTGGTGGCCAGATTCAGGGGTACAATATCGCGGATGGAAGCATATGCAGTCTGATTGAGGCAGTATGTCCGCATAGTATTGTGGATTGTCTCCGCTGCTGCATCCAGGGACTCGGCAAGCAACTTGCTTGA